One region of Peribacillus simplex genomic DNA includes:
- a CDS encoding Fur-regulated basic protein FbpA, whose amino-acid sequence MITQLSTKGETKKEELIQELLKFGIFKKYNKQLYELPVVVLQKEFNHLRGELKNV is encoded by the coding sequence ATGATTACCCAATTAAGTACAAAGGGAGAAACAAAAAAAGAAGAACTTATACAAGAACTTCTGAAATTCGGGATTTTTAAAAAATATAATAAACAACTATACGAGCTTCCGGTTGTTGTCCTGCAAAAGGAATTCAATCACTTGAGAGGTGAATTAAAAAATGTCTAG
- a CDS encoding nitroreductase family protein: protein MSATTTNLKEAIINRRSIRKVKKNENITKERINEVLKTALHAPTSFNMQSGRVVVVMNDEHEKFWDIVKETLRSRVPEESFAATVERLQGFRDGVGTILFFENQETIKQMQEKAPSYKEQFPYWSHQGNAMLQYAIWMTLSAEGIGSSIQHYNPIIDEEVKKTWDIPGEWSLIAQMPFGEPNEQPGEKTFLPFEDIVKFY from the coding sequence ATGTCAGCAACTACAACAAATTTAAAAGAAGCAATCATCAATCGCCGTTCGATCCGTAAGGTGAAAAAGAATGAAAATATTACGAAAGAAAGAATTAATGAAGTTTTAAAAACCGCTTTACATGCACCAACTTCATTTAATATGCAAAGTGGACGAGTGGTGGTAGTGATGAATGACGAACATGAAAAGTTTTGGGATATCGTAAAAGAAACACTTCGTTCGCGCGTTCCAGAAGAGAGCTTTGCGGCAACTGTCGAACGATTACAAGGATTTCGTGATGGAGTGGGCACAATCCTATTCTTTGAAAATCAAGAAACGATAAAGCAAATGCAAGAAAAAGCACCATCATATAAAGAACAGTTTCCATATTGGTCCCATCAAGGAAATGCTATGTTGCAGTATGCAATATGGATGACTTTATCAGCGGAAGGCATTGGGTCATCAATACAACACTATAATCCGATCATTGATGAAGAAGTGAAGAAAACTTGGGATATTCCTGGGGAATGGTCATTGATAGCTCAAATGCCATTTGGTGAGCCCAATGAACAACCAGGAGAAAAGACGTTCCTGCCATTTGAAGATATTGTGAAATTTTATTAA